The region CGGCGCGGTCCGCCCGGAACCGGCGCGCCTTCCCCCTGAACCCGCAGTCCGTACTGAATTCTTATTTGTAATCATTACAGTTACAGCCTATCCGCCGCACGCCCGCGTGTCAAGCGGCAGGGACGCACTGCGCCCGACGCCAACCCTTCTCCGGGCGGGCCGGAACCGGCCGGCCCCACAACGGCGGCGGCCGCGCGCGGGCTGCGACCGGCCGCCATCCTCGGAGGTGCAGGCATGCGGTTGGTGACGTTTGCGTCGCGCGGGAGGACCCGGGTCGGGGCGCTGTCGGGAGGCTGGATCGTCGACCTGACCGCGGCCGCGCAGGCGCACTACGCGGCGCGCGGGGCGGCGCGCCCCGGGGCCCGCGCCCGCACGTTGCTGCCCCCGTCGATGCGCCATCTGCTCGCCGGCGGCGACGAAGCGCTCACGTTCGCCCGCGCGGTCACCGCCGAAGCGGAGGCGCGCCTCTCCACGACGGAGGGCGCTCGCGCGTTGGAGGCGGACGGCATCGCGTGGCGCCGTGACGATGTGCGGCTGCTCCCTCCGGTTCCCGCCCCGCCGAAAATCCTCTGCGTCGGCCGGAATTACGCGGAGCACGCGCGCGAGGGCGGGAGCGATCCCCCCGAGCTCCCGATCTTCTTTGGGCGGTTCCCCCACAGCCTGCTCGGCCCCGGCGAGCCCTATGTGATGCCGCGCGCGAGCACCCAGGTGGATTTCGAGGGCGAGCTCGCGGCAATCATCGGGACGGGCGGGCGCGACATCCCCGAAGCCCGCGCGTTGCGGCACGTCGCCGGCTACACGCCGTTCAACGACATGTCGATCCGGGACTATCAGCGCCGCACGTCGCAGTGGATGCTCGGCAAGAACTTCGACCGCAGCGGCCCGCTCGGCCCGGCCCTTGTCACGCGCGACGAGATCCCAGATCCGCAGGCGCTCACCCTTACGGTGGACGTGAGCGGCGAGCGCATGCAGGAGGTCAGCACCAGCATCATGATCTTCACGGTCGCATACCTGATCGCGTATGTCTCCCGCGTGCTGACGCTCGAACCCGGGGACGTCATCGCGACCGGCACGCCGAGCGGCGTTGGGTACGCACGCACACCCCCGCGATGGTTGCGCCCCGGTGACGTCGTGCGCGTCGAGATCACCGGGCTCGGCGCGCTGGAGACGCCGGTCGCGGCGGGGTCCTAACGCGGGTCCAGGCTTCGACGGCGCGCCGCGGGAGGGACCGGCGGAAGCCCGAGAGGGCCGCCCACCCAAGGCGACCCTCTCGGCGCACCAACTCGGGCGTCTCGCGCCCGACGTCCCTACCGTGCCGCGGCGACCGCCGGCGCGCCGAGCACTTCCTCCTCGGCCTCGTACGCGTCGCCCGCCGTCTCGTCCCTCCCTCGGGGCACGCCCACCGCGTCGAGGATCCACGTCCCCACGATCGCGATGAGGATGTTCAGCACGAACATCTCGAGCGCGGCGTAGGCGTTGATGGTCATGCCGCCGACGTGCAGGGGGTACACCGGCGACTTGAAGCCCGTCGACCACGCGAGGCCGGTGCCGACGACCATCGCGACCAGCCACCCGAGCACCAGCGCAACGTGATGGAACCAGCGCGTGTACAATCCGAACACGATGGCCGGGAACGTCTGGAGGATCCACACGCCTCCGAGCAGCTGCAGGTTGATCGCATACTGCGTCGGCAGCAAGAGCACGAACGCGAGGGCGCCGATCTTGACGAGGAGCGACACGGTCTTCGCGACCGTGGCCTCCTCGTGGGAGGCGCCGACCGTCTTGAAGTACACGTGGTAGATGTTGCGCGTGAAGAGATTGGCGGCCGCGATCGACATGACCGCGGCAGGCACGAGCGCGCCGATCGCGATCGCCGCGAACGCGAATCCGACGAACCAGTCGGGAAACATCTTCAACAGCAAAGCCGGCACCGCAAGGCTCGGGGCGGACACCTTCACGCCGGCCGCGATCGCCATATACCCGAACAGCGCAAGCAGCCCGAGCATCAGTGAGTACGCGGGCAGGAGCGCGGCGTTCCGCCGGACGACCTGACCGCTCGAGGAGCTCAACACGGCCGTGATCGCGTGCGGGTACATGAACAGGGCCAACGCCGACCCGAGCGCCAGCGACGCGTAGGGCATCGCCGCCGCCGGCGGCAAGATCAGAAAGCCTTTCTTCGCCGGAAGCGCCGCCGCCGCGGCCTGGAAGATGTGCCCGAAACCCCCGAGCTTGATCGGGATCGCGATGACCGCGACGATCACGGTGATGTAGATCATGGAGTCCTTCACGAGGGCGATCAGCGCCGGCGCCCGGAGGCCGCTTTGGTACGTGTAGGCGGCGAGGATCAGGAAGGCGATGATGAGCGGCAGGTCCCTCGCCACCCCCGACCCCACGAATCCCATCGTCGCGAGCACCACCTGGATGCCCACGAGCTGCAGCGCGATGTACGGCATCGTGGCCAGGATGCCGGTCACGGCGATGGCGAGCGCCAGACCGCTGGACCCGTACCGGCCGCGGACGAAATCGGCCGGCGTGATGTAGTGATGACGCCGGCAGACGGCCCACAACCGCGGCATCAGCACGAAGACGAGGGGGTAGACAATGATCGTGTAGGGTACCGCGAAGAACCCCAGCGCTCCCACGCCGTAGACCAGCGCCGGCACCGCGATGAACGTGTACGCCGTGTAGAGGTCGCCGCCGAGCAAAAACCAGGTCACCACCGTGCCGAACCGCCGCCCGGCGAGACCCCATTCGTCGAGCCGCGTCAAGTCGCCCCGCTGCCAGTGCACGGCGACAAACCCCATCACCGTGACCAGCAGAA is a window of bacterium DNA encoding:
- a CDS encoding fumarylacetoacetate hydrolase family protein — protein: MRLVTFASRGRTRVGALSGGWIVDLTAAAQAHYAARGAARPGARARTLLPPSMRHLLAGGDEALTFARAVTAEAEARLSTTEGARALEADGIAWRRDDVRLLPPVPAPPKILCVGRNYAEHAREGGSDPPELPIFFGRFPHSLLGPGEPYVMPRASTQVDFEGELAAIIGTGGRDIPEARALRHVAGYTPFNDMSIRDYQRRTSQWMLGKNFDRSGPLGPALVTRDEIPDPQALTLTVDVSGERMQEVSTSIMIFTVAYLIAYVSRVLTLEPGDVIATGTPSGVGYARTPPRWLRPGDVVRVEITGLGALETPVAAGS
- a CDS encoding sodium:solute symporter; translation: MNWTILIVFAFFFLLVTVMGFVAVHWQRGDLTRLDEWGLAGRRFGTVVTWFLLGGDLYTAYTFIAVPALVYGVGALGFFAVPYTIIVYPLVFVLMPRLWAVCRRHHYITPADFVRGRYGSSGLALAIAVTGILATMPYIALQLVGIQVVLATMGFVGSGVARDLPLIIAFLILAAYTYQSGLRAPALIALVKDSMIYITVIVAVIAIPIKLGGFGHIFQAAAAALPAKKGFLILPPAAAMPYASLALGSALALFMYPHAITAVLSSSSGQVVRRNAALLPAYSLMLGLLALFGYMAIAAGVKVSAPSLAVPALLLKMFPDWFVGFAFAAIAIGALVPAAVMSIAAANLFTRNIYHVYFKTVGASHEEATVAKTVSLLVKIGALAFVLLLPTQYAINLQLLGGVWILQTFPAIVFGLYTRWFHHVALVLGWLVAMVVGTGLAWSTGFKSPVYPLHVGGMTINAYAALEMFVLNILIAIVGTWILDAVGVPRGRDETAGDAYEAEEEVLGAPAVAAAR